Proteins co-encoded in one Syntrophorhabdaceae bacterium genomic window:
- a CDS encoding methyltransferase domain-containing protein — translation MKTIEENDLVLIIHKDRKYLKRVGADRSFHGKGGAINFADLIGKPYGLHWEGYDLYEPTIEDIIMYGLLRETQIIFPKDGFYIPFKLNVKSGSRVLEVGTGSGALTYLFSHAVGPEGGVVSFEKEDRHFRNARKNMERFLEWKNVELRHQDIDDYEGVPFDAVFVDVREPWLYLSKVRNLLKESGTIGMIVPTANQISEILKEIHKGFGHVEVLEIMLRKYKTIAERVRPEDRMIGHTGFLIFARKREGAGDDAATGPEEKVRYADDGVDGEGDVFRE, via the coding sequence ATGAAGACCATTGAAGAGAACGATCTCGTCCTGATCATTCATAAAGACAGGAAATATTTGAAAAGAGTGGGAGCGGACAGATCGTTCCACGGGAAAGGCGGCGCCATCAATTTTGCCGATCTTATCGGAAAACCCTATGGCCTTCACTGGGAAGGATACGACCTTTACGAGCCGACCATAGAAGACATTATCATGTACGGGCTCCTGCGAGAGACGCAGATCATATTTCCTAAAGATGGATTTTACATTCCTTTTAAATTGAATGTAAAAAGCGGCTCCAGGGTGCTTGAAGTGGGCACCGGCAGCGGCGCCCTCACCTACCTCTTTTCCCATGCAGTCGGTCCCGAGGGCGGGGTGGTCAGTTTTGAGAAAGAGGACAGGCATTTCAGGAATGCCAGGAAGAATATGGAGCGTTTCCTCGAGTGGAAGAACGTGGAGCTTCGTCACCAGGATATAGACGACTATGAAGGAGTGCCTTTTGACGCAGTATTTGTCGATGTAAGAGAGCCGTGGCTTTACCTTTCGAAGGTAAGGAACCTTCTGAAGGAAAGCGGTACTATCGGCATGATCGTGCCCACTGCAAACCAGATCAGCGAAATATTGAAAGAGATTCATAAAGGCTTCGGCCATGTAGAGGTCCTGGAGATAATGCTCAGAAAATATAAGACCATTGCGGAAAGGGTGAGGCCCGAAGACCGGATGATCGGACATACGGGCTTCCTGATCTTTGCCCGTAAGAGGGAAGGGGCCGGGGATGACGCCGCGACAGGGCCCGAGGAAAAGGTCCGATATGCGGATGACGGCGTCGATGGAGAGGGAGACGTCTTCAGGGAATAG